One window of the Procambarus clarkii isolate CNS0578487 chromosome 89, FALCON_Pclarkii_2.0, whole genome shotgun sequence genome contains the following:
- the LOC123773275 gene encoding uncharacterized protein — translation MKTSDSSTDNDQLIEMTLYALMGINSEACRGMQDSCGLQTTLLSILRDLLQESGTPPPPGLERLYSRSQRIHQRRQRRRQLEAFRQQRQQSEISTNTTDHGILGTSEHGTLAAAHHVPLTVPTRAPADHVTLTVPTGAPADHVTLTVPTRAAADHVPLTVPTRAPADHVPLTVPTRATADHVTLTVPTGAPADHVTLTVPTGAPADHVTLTVPTGAPADHVPLTVPTGAHTDTPLQQQQAPPLTAEPQGLDTSQRTGYPHLHRFPQQVSNTVYISFYLGLLRENVT, via the coding sequence ATGAAGACCAGTGACTCCTCCACAGATAATGATCAACTTATTGAGATGACTTTGTACGCCTTAATGGGTATCAACAGTGAAGCCTGCCGGGGTATGCAGGACTCGTGTGGCCTGCAGACAACACTGTTGTCCATCCTGAGAGACCTGCTGCAGGAGAGCGGGACACCGCCGCCTCCAGGCCTCGAGAGACTCTATTCCCGCTCTCAAAGGATCCATCAACGCCGTCAACGCCGTCGTCAGCTCGAAGCATTTCGTCAGCAACGTCAACAGTCGGAAATCTCCACCAACACAACTGATCATGGCATCTTGGGTACATCTGAACACGGCACCTTGGCCGCCGCTCACCACGTGCCCTTGACCGTGCCTACTCGGGCCCCAGCTGACCACGTGACCTTGACCGTGCCTACTGGGGCCCCAGCTGACCACGTGACCTTGACCGTGCCTACTCGGGCGGCAGCTGACCACGTGCCCTTGACCGTGCCTACTCGGGCCCCAGCTGACCACGTGCCCTTGACCGTGCCTACTCGGGCCACCGCTGACCACGTGACCTTGACCGTGCCTACTGGGGCCCCAGCTGACCACGTGACCTTGACCGTGCCTACTGGGGCCCCAGCTGACCACGTGACCTTGACCGTGCCTACTGGGGCCCCAGCTGACCACGTACCCTTGACCGTGCCTACTGGGGCCCACACGGACACgcccctccagcagcagcaggcgcCACCACTGACGGCGGAGCCACAGGGGCTAGACACGTCCCAGCGTACCGGGTATCCCCACCTGCACCGCTTCCCTCAACAGGTTAGTAATAcagtatatattagtttttatctCGGGCTGCTCAGAGAAAATGTAACTTAA